In Miscanthus floridulus cultivar M001 chromosome 19, ASM1932011v1, whole genome shotgun sequence, the DNA window CCCCCACAGTGTTGCGGTCGCcctcaactcccatactagacgAATACGGTAAAAACCCTCACATGTCTCTACatcaacagtatggtaggcgccgacatctaccataccagaagaagacgacagaACCTCCCACATGCAACTGACATTaaaacagtgttgtggacgcctacAATCATCatttgtacccgatggcgtggacaacaagacttAATAACATACGtaaactctccctctctcacttgtaaggtcatccccttcatctataaaagaggatgtgctctctcccaatggAGGGATCCATTCACGATCAATCTCTAAAACACAGAGCACTCGCTCGAATACTTAGCACACgtaggagctcctgtcgctctcggtccTTCAGTCCGGAGTCCAACAgggcctcttgcacccccatctttctcccttccgtttgtaaccccacagcaaactttgagcacctgggctcaggaataaaatcaccgaccgactcaaactggacgtagggcacgttgcctaaaccagtataaaccctgtgtcattgagtgttaggccacatccgatcacaacgtacggcaaaactacaaatatttacgtgttggtcactttctgcaccgacatcaTCCAAAACAACAGTTTTTATATTGAGAGATGATGAAAAGACCCCATTTCCTTCATTTCAAATATCACAGCAAAGAAGTGATATGAGCACTCTTCTTTGGCCTGTGCTACATACAGGTAATACTATTGTCTTCCCAACAACACTAATTTCTTGGAATTGCTCTTCGCAACCAACACAACCATCATCAAAATTCTCATATAAGTTGTAAGAAATAttcatttttttaaataaaaaaacctACAACTATGCCAACCTCTACTAACTCATGGGTATATGAGAGACTGGTACCAAATCAAACATGTATGTACTCACATCTCCACATTCTTCGCATCATGCAGTTAAACAAATTAAGGCCCATGTTAGCACGCCCAGTATATATGCCGTGGTACACTCTTCAGCGATAGAAGCTGGCTTTTGGACAAAGTTTTTCTACAGATCCATCTGCTGGACCATCTACTGCCCGTAGCTTGATCTGATATAGCTTTGGCCACAGTTTCCCTGTCACTGCAAGTACCGTACCAAAAAGGCTCATCAGATCAAATTTCAGTCCAAGGCCACTTATCACCCAAAATGAAAAAAAAGAGTTCATTGGGAATGCTTAAAGCTCACCAAATAATCTGTCGTTTCTTTCATCCCAAGCTATCCCGTTTAAGACATCAATATTCTGGAACAGAGCATATTTCATTTAGGACATCATGTAATTTCTCCTATATATTTGGGGATTTTCGTAATGATGGAactgtttacttgtttcatcctGTTTCCCCTACAAAACTACCATGCAGTACAGAACAAAATGGAGTTTGTTCCCGAATGGACGATTGCAAATGGGTATTATGGAGTAAAGGAAATATAAAAACACAACataaaggaaaaaggaaaagaaaataacACCATAAACTGCCTACCGTATTGCCTGAGTTCCACAACTGCCGCCTGCAGGATTACAACAGCACAAATATCATTACTCTGACGTGGGAATACTGATACTGTTATAAGCGTGTtgtttaaaataaaaataaaacatacCTCAGCTCATGAAGAAAGATCCAGCCCACCACTAGGCCATCTTCAGGGGACACTCTAGCTATGCAATCTGTCTGCGTATCATAGCTTTCAAAACTCAGATGCCCAGGTCACACGTTATAGAAAATTACAAGGTATCTATCTCTCCGTACATTGATAAATCATATATTAGTAGGGTACAGCAAAATTACATAGAAATACAGCAAATCACTTAGCAACAGGTGGAGAGAATTGAGTAGAGGAACTCCCATAAGATGGCTAATTATCATGAAAAATCAGAGTGAGTTCATTGTAGTAAGGACTCAGCAGCCTATTTGGCAGCGATAGGCCAAATGAAGAGCAGCACTCAGTGAAACTTGGTCGCTTCGAGAAAAGTTGAGGTACACACCATGGAAATAATAATCGGAGAAGCCTTTAAACCTCATTCATATTTGGTCTAAGATACTAATGGTGCCACTAAGATACTAATGGAAGATATAGTGGTCCTTGCCAAATGCAGTACATAGTTACACTAAGATATTTCATGATAAGATATGTTAGCTAGGAGGAACTACATCTAACCTGCCAGACATTTGCCCAGACTTCACCATCTATATACTCCAGCTCATTAAGATAGGGGACTTCATTACCATGATACTTGACAGTCACCACTTTCATGACTGCATGAAAATAATTgttcaacaaaaaagaaaaagaaatctaaACGCTAATAGAATATCAAGCAGAAAGAATAGTAACCTTCAAGTGACTTTGGATCCAGCTTATACAGCATTGAAGTGCCATCACTGCCAAAAAGAACTTTGCCATCAGTCGCCAGACCCCAACCATCTCGCATTTTATGGGTAAAACTCGTGCGCTGCATATTTGGTATATAGGAAattaacaacaacaataacatacTCATGCACTGAAAGTAAACTGGCAAGCAAATAAAAGCTCAAGAGACATCAGTAAATGCCAAGCAATTGTGCATCCAGAACTCACAAGAAAAGTACCATCacgaaaaaaaataaaagctgatACCCAAATTAAAAGTGGGATTTTAGAATTGTTATCCAGGGTTAAAAGCAATAGGTCTGTGTGATTGATGTAAGCATAGACACAGGGCGGCAGCATACTTTGGAGAAGTTATGTTGATCATATATAAACCCTTCGTTCTTCAACCAGGTAACCTGAAACAATCTACAGAGTGAAACAAATGAAAATGAAATAGGGTCTGCATGGGAAGGATACAAACAAAGTAAGCCCATGCCCATTATCTCTGAGAAAGGGATTGGTATGTGAGGTGGTTATGCACCTGTCACCGAGAAGAGTTAAACCTTCTCCAAACATTTGTCCGTCCATTTGGTGGTTAACCAAAACCTAAGAAATGGTGAATTGCCAATCAAACTTAATCAGGTGATGAGTGAGCGAACAAAGAGCGTCACGAGCATGAGATATATGATGATAAACATGAGTAAGCATGGAAGTTAGCATACTTTTCCGGTCTGAAGATCAACCTTTCGGACTGAA includes these proteins:
- the LOC136527735 gene encoding glutaminyl-peptide cyclotransferase-like, which encodes MPVGSRRRPPPPHHRRAMTPASVSISAPAPAPAPTKPLYLRRPVIAGAAALAAFLLLAAAYATRRAESPPTALLAHPAVATRFFSFDLVREYPHDPDAFTQGLLYAENDTLFESTGLYHRSSVRKVDLQTGKVLVNHQMDGQMFGEGLTLLGDRLFQVTWLKNEGFIYDQHNFSKRTSFTHKMRDGWGLATDGKVLFGSDGTSMLYKLDPKSLEVMKVVTVKYHGNEVPYLNELEYIDGEVWANVWQTDCIARVSPEDGLVVGWIFLHELRRQLWNSGNTNIDVLNGIAWDERNDRLFVTGKLWPKLYQIKLRAVDGPADGSVEKLCPKASFYR